Within the Clarias gariepinus isolate MV-2021 ecotype Netherlands chromosome 27, CGAR_prim_01v2, whole genome shotgun sequence genome, the region ataattgTTGATACAGGTTTTTTTGCAAGGAGACATGTAGGTGTAATTTattgaaggagtctccagtgtcagttaGCGCTTGTCAGTATGTtgtataaatagctgtttacgTATAAGTGTCGTGGTTAGGACGATTCATAGGTCGGCCAGTGTGCATGTCCAGCATTTTTGCATTGTGTATTAACAGTATTTTGAAATAGAGCACATTtgcatgagtgagtgagtgagtgagtgagtgagtaagtgagtgagtgagtgggtcagtcagtcagtaagtaagtaagtaatgagtgagtgagtaaaagactgagtgaatgagtgagtaagtgagtgagtgagtgggtcagtcagtcagtcagtaagtaagtaagtaatgagtgagtgagtaaaagactgagtgaatgagtgagtaactgagtcagtgagtgagtcGTTCAGTAAGTCAGTGAGTATAtcagtcagtgagtgagtgagtcagtgagtcagTCATTGAGTAATTAGTGAGTCACCGAGTGAGTGAGTCGTTCAGTGAGTCACTCAGTGAGTCAGTCATTATGTAATTAGTGAGTCACCATGTTAATGAGTCATTTAGTGAGTCACTTGACTGACTGACATACTCactcactgactgactgactcacTGAGTGAGAGATTGAGTGAGTCAGTAAGTGAGTCAGTGAGGGAGTGAGTCAGTAAGTGAGtcagtgagggagtgagtgagtgactcaTTGAGAGattgagtgagtcagtgagtgagtggttcAGTGAGTCAGTAAGTAAGTGTGTTTGAGTGACTCATCaagtgagtaactgagtaagtgagtgagtcagtaagTAAGTGAAGAACTAAGCATGTAGAAATGAATAGAATAGTAAGAGAGTGAGTCTGTGAATCAGTAAATCAGAAAGCCAGTGATTCACTGAGTAAATGTTAGTGattgagtgaatgagtgagtgtgtgaatcaAAAAGTCAAAGATTCTGTGAGTGATTTACAGGCCAGGGTATCAGCTCAGAGGGTATTGCATTGGATTACTGATCAGGtccccaggtttaaaccccaacaCCACCATGTTGGCccatgttgggcccttgagcaaggctcttaaccctcaactgctcagatgtttaacaagataaagaaagagaaagtaaatgagtgagtggaTGATCGAGTGAGAGAGTCAGCATATCAGTGAGTCAGTGATAATAAGTGTCTAAttaagtgattgagtgagtgaaggAGTGAGTGCAATAGTGAAAAAGTGAATCAGCAAGTCAGTGATTGAGTCAGTGAATAAATGATAGTGATCAGGTGAAtcagaatgagtgagtgagtgagtgagtgaatcaaAAAGTCACTGATTCAGTGAGTGAGTCTGAGACCAAACAAGCCTGAATTTTTTAGCAAACAAGtgaggagtgaaacagaaagtCAGTGAATAAGTCACTCACATGGATGAAATACAAGTCGAGGTGGAGATACACACCTGtgcttttcattaaaaaaaatgcaattttagtTACATTTTCTTCATCTACTGTCTCAGAAATTAATAACTGAAGAATAGTACCTCAATTTTTGTCCTTTAAATCCCCTATCCTAATCATACTAATTCACTACAATCTCCATGTGTGTAATCTGTATTTCTGAGAATCGAAGAAAGTCCTAATTACATCCATTTAAAAAGGACTCTGTGACATCTTTTGATGTAATATTACCGTCTGTCCTGATTAGCTCTGCACTTGTCAGCCTTGCTTCCCTCACGCACATTTAAACTGTACAGACGTGTATAGTGCCTAATGGCTTCTCATCTTTAAGCTTTGTTAAATTGACTTaagatttattaaattaaataaatagtgaaTTTTCTGTGGACATGTGGATACCTCTTTCTGGTAAGGGGGTAGTcagaagaaaatatatttctgttgggtttttttttataaagaacgGCCTCTTTTAGGGCAGGGGTGTCAGCTCCAGAGTGTGCGTGTCCGTGTGTgcgtgtccgtgtgtgtgtgtgtgtgtgtgtccgtgtgtgtgtgtgtgtgtgtgtgaacgacCTTGATGACATTAAAGTtgcttttaatgcttttttgttgttgttggctcAGAGAAAAGTGCTGCTTAAAATGCCTTTgtgcttttacaaaaaaaaaatgtgcaaaaaagacACTACAATAAAAACTGATTTTGTTGAACATCAGCTCAATAGCTACCATTGCTATCTAGATTAAATGCAGTATTAtcattatacaaatatataaaaggcgttcaagtcaattcattcaaacactttatttctctatataatcccctgctacactaatgcacttctcccagtgttttactagtgcttgaatTCGATtgaggtagaaagttctctcagtacaccggaatcttgatcagactgcctgctttatgtctgaaacactggcctcccaggaattcctttaatggcccGAACATGTGAAAATATCAGGACTGTAtgtggatgtggcaataactacatcccagctgagttcctgtaatgtgtaagtcctgcaaaaacagaacaactttataaatcaaattaagactttttttctctctcatatcATTCTGCTCACTGAATGCTCTTgttctgagccacctcggccaggtcgtcattcacagacgtacggacttttaaaaaaatatatttgtttttctgcagCTATTAGTCCCATCGCCACGTTGTGTTcgaaatcttctgtaaatgtcaacccTTCATTCGTGTGAAACTGGTGTACACAGACGGGAGGCGTGACTCGAACCGTCAATCCATGAGGTCAACAGAGCCAATGTGCTTAAGCatctaaagtaaaattaaatgattGCTGTGTTACCAAAGTGACAATTTAGGTAAATGTAATCTATTTTGTTGGTAAAGTAGTAGCACTAAAGCCTTAAATTTACAAAGTAAGATAAAGTTGATGGTGCGTGCTCATAGAGAATGTATATTATCCGATGCTGCCCtctagtgtttgttttttgtattgaCGCGTTCATTGGAGTGACTGCTGCAGGGATTGTCTGCCTCTGCAGATAAAAGTTATAAACTTTTAAACACAgctgttaacaaaaaaaaaaaagcaatgtgtCAGTAATATACAACAAGTTCACGGATTTGTTCATAACAAGTGACCTGTGACCCAGCTTATAGAATAAATCCATTTATCCATTCCTCTTCGCTATTCACTTTAACCTGGTCACGGTCCTGAACTCAGAAGCTCAAGCTGTGGATTCCTGCTGCACTAACATGCTCCCTCTCTAATGCTTCATATTACAACtgggtcattctacaaaaatggtAGAAAGTGCCAAGTGTCACTTAGTTTTGCTGATGCCAAAATcgtttaaattaacataaacacacacgttGCTTGTATATCTTTAGAAAACATAGTATGTACTTTTAATcatgaaatttaattattacattttttaaaggcaaAGTTCAAGGAACTGTGATCAAACATGGAAGTGGAACCATATACTTTacatcttaatattttttttcataaaataaattaaattcacaATAACATCAATATCTTattaagaaattatatataattatatatgattataattaataataataataatatatatatatatatcagtcaCCTCAAACTATGTCATtagtgtttctgttaaacacaaaaagttttattttggaaTTCATGTGACATCTTGAAATCGTACCTGCGTCAGAGGTCACTAGATAAAGAGCGCTGGGCAAAtgcaaaagttaattaaaaatgtcattatttattttgcaagttTTATGCAAAACGTCTAAGTCTGTCATTAGTCTTACTCATTTTATAATCATAACTGTAAAACTGGACATGAAAACTGATTATatcttcttatttaaaaaaaaaacgtgacaTCACGCATGGAGGACATCAATATTATTAGTTAATAACTGATGTTACTATCATTGGTGTTTCCAGAAAGAGAAATAACACcagttattaaatgtattttttattgcattagGTTCCACTTTTGGTGGATTCATCAAGTTAAAAAGTAAGCTATTGCTAGTAAAGACGTTCTAGGTTTGAAAGAAGGAATACATTTTAGGAGACCTGTATCACCCAAATTCCACCTTTTCTCTAGAATGACACAGGTATATGATTAGTTTCATGCTTACTACCATACAAAGGTTAAAGAATACACCTACTAACGGTTATGGGTGTTTGAGTTTCTTGCTCACACATCGTTGGCTCACTTATTGAGCACTTATTGATTAGTGCTGATCAGAGACGCAGACAACAGagtataaataattttctgCAGAAATACCCACAGTGTAAAACACTCAGTTTTCATTAGAATTTAAGTTTATTCCACTAAAGTGATGTTAGAGAGGCTGGGATGAAATCTGAGGTCATGTCACTGAGAATGTAGTCAATAAGTGCTGTAAAAATGGTCAGTCTGTGTAAAAATCTCTAAAGCACTCACAGGTCACTGTTATTTTCTTTGATAAAGCAAATATAATGTTTGGATCAAGTTTTCTTTTTGGATAGCCAAGATTAGACTTATTAGAGCTATTCCAATCTCTATCTGAGAGTAAAATTTCATCAAGGTTGCATGGAGGATGCAGGCATCAATGTTATTACCTCTCGCATGCAAAGCAAGTGTTCTAATATTTAAGCTAATCCCCAATTTTCAGCAAATTGACCAAGTAAAGCAAATCATCATCACCAGGACACTTAGAGTACAAGCTCTTACTTAGGAGTCTGTGATCACAGCCTACAGGGCAATGCAAGCTTCCGGGCCTTGGTTTTAGGCTTTCATCCGGTCTTCCCTTTTCCACTCACAAATTTGTGAATACGAGTCAGTATCAAAAAGTTTCCAGACTTGTTTTGTAAGACAccagcagatggcagcacaaggctgcatgtACAGTCACAGGGGCCGCCGACCTTCATGaatcagtgtgccaaaagacattgtcctgcttacatcaggagctgtgcaactggtgctattctgaccacgtCACCATGTCTGCGATTTGATCATGGACAGCATGTTAGAACAAAAAGTCAACATAAAAATAagtgaaactgggcaaatctgccagaGACATTTGACATCATTCTGCATGTTTACAGCAATCCTGCAATGAGCTGTTTGAGATGTTTTAAGTGGCATGTGCCCTTCAAGAGCgaaagaacatcactggaagatgaTGAGAAATCAGAAAGACCTGCAACAAGCTCAACccctgaaaatgtcaaaaacatttagcaacttgtgcatgatggtcgtctgaGAATAATCCACAACATGTGTCATATGGAACAATCCAGGCAATCCTCACATGTAATTTGAACATGTGCCATGTTGCTGCCAAGGTCTCCCCCAGAGCTGAAGGGACATTGCGTTGAAGCAACAGTCTTTACAGTGGAAGAGTCCATCATCATCTTCACAACCGAAATAGACGAGGCAGGTCCACAGCATGACCAAGTGGATTCTCATCATCTTTTTCGATATGATTGTGCATTAAGAATTCGTCCGCAGGGCTCAGACAGTCAATACCGAATTCTACTGTAAGGTTTTAAGGCGTCTGAGGGAGGACGTATGGCGAAACGACTGGATCTGTGGGAAtttcacacacaatcattcaccaacaccacttgcacattacaggaactcggctcatacagtcctgacctcacttcaagAAATTTCATACATTCCTACACTCAcatcaagccatttccaaacaTAAAGGCTCAGGTTTAATTACAAGCAAGCAGccaaaaccccagccactggatgcaatgCAGTGCAACGCAGCCCAAGCTCAGATAAAAGGGGAGAGTTGCgttaggaagggcatccagcgtaaaacctgcGCAAAGCTCGTGTGTGGATCgtatggtccgctgtggcgaccatACGAtcagcagccgaaagaccaacgacaactgtgttctgttatattACATGTCAGTGTAAGGTACTGTAGGTGCAATGTCTTTTggtgaaatgtaaatttatttatttttccatagtGCAAGGTCATGGGGGGATACTAGTTTTCTCCTTTTTACAAAAATACTAGAATCATTCCTTTAAATATGAAGTATGCCAATGAAAAAAGTCAGTCATTTagcaaaatctataaaaaaaaataataataaatcaaaattctttttttttctccagaattATATTGCTTAAACATTATGTAAAAAACGCACCTTTTATGGCTTTGATTCTAAAAATGGCTTTAGGAATCTTTTAAAGATCAGTTGCACAACCCACACGTGTGGCGTGCACGCATCACTGACGTCACTCCGCGGATGACCAATCACATCGCCTCCATATGTGAACAGGAAGTGGCGACGTTGTGTTCCCTGCTGCTAGTGTTTTTGTcctttggaagaaaaaaagagcaaagaaGCTAGCCCGATCGTAAAACACGGAATTGTTTTGCTGTTCTGTTTAGGGACCAAAATGAAACACAACGCTAATGTTCCTGCATTCCTCACCAAGCTGTGGACTCTGGTGGAAGATTCCGACACCAATGAATTCATTTGCTGGAGTCAGGTTAGactaaagctaaataaatataaataaataaataactgtacgcTAACTAGAGTGCTGATGAGGAACTTCGCCGTTAGTTGTAGCATTGTTAGCGGCATGCTAAGCAGCGCCACAGACTGATGTAACACCTACGGATGAGTAATCCTTTACATGCTGcgtattttttgtgtgttagcCTGTTTAAGCTAGCAACGGTTGTTTACGTTGTGTTTGTTAGCACTGCGGTAGCTTACACAGACCAGCTAGGCAACGGAACACCTTATACAGAAAAAAGTTTCCGTTataattctaattatttttgttaatgaaTACTTTGTGCTGGTTAATGACTCAGCGTTACAGGAAACGGGTCGGCTGTGTTCACACTGAAGTGGCccaaatcatacacacacacacacacacacacacactactgtgcaaaagtcttaggcagcATATAATCTGTAGttttatatgattattatgtacaaagtcATTCACTTTTTCCAGAcaaaacttacaaaaaaaaaaaaactttaaagaagaatatttgcatACTTGTAAATAAAGCAACGTATTACATGACAGAGCAGTTTTCAGAtgggaagaaaaataaaggagATTCATGTTTTGCATAAAAAGGCAAATGTGATAAAAGTCAGGTTTTAATGGGGAATAAGCCAAACagctattttacttttttttttaaacagtactgtgcaaaagtcttaggaacaaaaaaaattgacataaaaaaagaaaggaaaaaaaaaaaaaaaaatatatatatatatatatatatatatatatatatatataaataatatatatataaatatatatatatatatatatatgtgtgtgtgtgtgtttttggaaaAACATTTCCACAAGAAAAGAAACTTTAAGTATAGTTACAAGCAAGGATgattgggcccaagcacctgtgccatcgctgCCCGGGCACACCAGAAATACAGGAGTATATTTATAAGTAAATGCATTTACTATTGTGACTAATTTTATTGTGTGGATATTCTGTTAagacctcaaaaaaaaaaaacagttgccaCGTGTTACCTTGAAGTGCGCGAAATGAAGGTGTAAGATGGTGTTTAAGTAGATTTCAGTTGCATATTTATAagcctgttttaaaaaatgtatagcgCCATGTGAAGTAGTAATGATTTTTtgtctatgatttttttaaataatttttgataagggcattttccatttaaatttcaaagtaacAAACTTTCATTTACTGTGGGCTGATTGCGATGAAAAAGCCCAAATACACGTGTGAAAACCCTATTAGATTATTTTTCGCAactatcttcaatgtacagacaagctgactttacagttttattatttgtgtgtatgatgtcactcaatatgatgtcatCCAGGAAGTTATGAGATCTaaatgtatacaaaaaaaaaacacacagtagACTGCTGCCTTTTgcatgaaaacaaataaaaaaatgtggcaGAAGTTACCAGAAGAAGCCATATTTTCCatcacactcagtaaaacctaacagctgttttaattaaaacgTACTGTACAAGGTTTGTTCATGAAATACGCATGCATCAGGAGTTATATTAAAGGTACTGATGAAATTTGGAGGATTTGCTTTAAGCCAAGTCTGGCTTAGTTAAATTTTAAGTAGTGTAAAATTGTAATTGGACCTAACAGTGTAGATTTGCGTTGCCGCTGATTGATTAACCGAGATAATCTAACTGATCTTTATTTCTTACAGGAGGGTAACAGTTTCCTTGTGCTGGATGAGCAACGGTTCGCGAAAGAAATCCTGCCAAAGTTTTTTAAGCACAATAACATGGCCAGTTTTGTCCGACAGCTCAACATGTGTAAGGGATTTCCTCTTGATGTGCACTGTAAttatgcattcattcattttgtcaGTCATTAATTCAAGCCAAACTTTTAAAACTTGTGTTTGATTCATTTTACAGATGGCTTTCGGAAGGTGATGCACATTGACACTGGCATAGTGAAGCAAGAGCGGGACGGACCAGTCGAATTCCAGCATCCTTACTTTCGGAATGGTCGAGATGATTTACTGGAGAACATAAAGAGAAAGGTTGGTTATGGCATTGGCTTTACAGAACTCACTTCTTAATAGTAATAAACAAGTTACGTCATCATATTTGCATTCGCCCAATCGGACAAATTGGTTAGCTTCATTTTGTAGGTTTTACGGCATTGATGCAAAGAACTCATTTATGTATGCAAAAGCCAGTTAAATGCCTCTTAGAGAATTTTTCATTCTTACTCTCCTGGGAGTGAGGTGATGACAAAGCAGATTGCATTATGTAGGTTTTACAGACTGGGCAGTTAGTCTGTGTCTAAACATTTtacttctactgtatattaggtGTCCAACACCAGACCAGAAGACAGCAAACTGAGGCAAGAGGATCTATCTAAAATTCTCACCAGCGTCCAAACTGTGCACGACAGACAGGAAAACATGGATGCCAGGCTTGCCACTTTGAAAcggtaatttatttttttgtaacattaacTATCTCAGAGCATTTCTGTGTGTCAATGCACCTGCATACCgtgataaaataataacaagcaTCTCTCTCATTACCTAATCCAGacgcttattttttttttcctagtgaGAACGAGGCTCTGTGGAGAGAGATGTCCGATCTGAGGAAGAAGCATGTGCAACAGCAACATGCTATAAAAGAGGTATGTTAAATATTATCATAACCATTACCAAAATGTTTTGTTGACGTGCATGATGATCAAActgtaatgtttttctttccttttttcctgtTAGCTTGTGCAGTTCATCCTCACTCTGGTCCAGAGTAACCGTGTGCTGAACTTAAAACGCAAGAGGtagcttttgtttttaaagcctttGGCTTCTTTTATAGGTGACTAGATTTGCCTgtgacattgtttaaaaaaaatacatctgtTGAATTCTTGAATGAACAAAAATTTTGACGTTGAAATGCGCAAAATGAACTGGTAAGATCGCGTTTCAGTAGATTTTAGTTGCATATTCATAAGcctgtataaaaaaatgtgtgtagcTTATATGTGGCTGCTTTCAAGAAAGTTACACATTTCACGTGTGTTtcaccatttttattttttttttaagtgtactatGTCACGattctttgtttatttctttttctttcctcattGCCACAAAAGGCCTCTGCTACTGAGCAGTACAGGAAAGAAGTCAAAATTCATTTCCCAGATCTACGAAGAACCAGTGGACCACAGCAACGTATGTAAACGTCCACCAAAGAGTCCTATACGTATACTTTTTATGCTGGTAAAAATACCTTGATAACAGTGTAAAAGCTGAAATCATGAGAATTAGAGACTCTTCCAGGGTGCTAAAGGAAAGAATTAGGgctgcaccaaaaaaaaaaaaaaaaatgtcttaataTAATGCTCATTGATTGCAAACTGATGTTTGAAATATGTTTGGTTGTTGAAGCAtccagatttattttttctttttctccttctttcctttctccatcAGTCAGCAGTCAGTGGTTTGACGAACAGCTCTGACAttaacgatgatgtcatcatctGTGACATCACGAACGAAGACGAAGAATTCACAGTGGACTCAACAAGAGTGGTAGATGAGGGGTAAGCTCTCATGGTCTCTCTCCacctctatgtgtgtgtgtgtgtgtgtgtgcgtgcaatcGTATGCGCTTTTGTgtttgttgacatttttaatcAAAGTTTCACtttatgtattgtattttttttgtatattaaatattgtattattgtattataagtctccattaaaaacaaatgttagGCTGCTTTTACACTATGGCTGAAGCACATTTTCCAGTACACATAAACCCGAAGTgtggcacatttgcacatgtacACTGCGTGTCGTGCCTTCGCACGGATCAGCAGCGTGCGGTATACTTGCAAGCCAGAAAGGAGAGCACTGTTAAGAACATGACATCATCAAAGTATGCTTTCATCGTATTGGCTTACACAGCTTATAACGGAGGAAAGTACACGAGAGAGTctctgacattttttaaaatttatttatttatttacaaaatattaatacaattGGGCAAAGCGTGAAAGTTGTCTTCTCTTAGTGCTTATTGCCGGCCCTCAAACGACTTAAACATGGTATctgtgctaaaaagtgtctcaactagttgaaaaaaatttttttttagatcatataacataattaaaaaaaaaaaacttaatgtctcgatccatgctttgtttttttgtaaatatgcatacgcgtttatatttttatcaaattaaaaaggaaagtttgctaaatacaattttattccCTTCTATGTAGCGTCTGTAACTTTTCATGTGAAAAGACATAAATCTAAAAATggattattctaaaatgcaaaattgtaaaGATAtcgcaacatgaatttgacatggttacgaacactacagatttttttgtttgtttttttaagcttttaccaaaaaacaaaatgttttcctgtaattttatattgtattcatatgcttttagaagcttacaccaattttagtgtCAGTACTaagaagaaatatgaataatttgcattttaaatgattaatgtttGAAGTGAGACACTACAACTGAGAAATAGGCATTTTTGAGGCACATATAAAATGGCTGAAGTTAGCTGCTTAAAATTTTTACGTAAGCAAAATTGGTTActttccatgttgcataaacttaaaaatatatatatattttctgtaatatctaaataacaatgataatttttttatcagcaCCATAGTGTGAAAGCAGCCTTAAGTATATCTTGAGTAAATAAACATGTCTCTAACATTCATTTATACCAGCAGGCTACATGCTCTTCCTGTCACTATGTGACTTTAATGTTTTAACTTGATTTAAATTGGGCTTTTTTTTAGTGCAGTAAGGTAGGGGAcaatcatatattttttctgtagGGATGTTGAATTAATTGAGGTAGACTGTGACAACAGCAAGACCACGGAAAAGCCGAGCACAAACGGACAGAGCTCCACAGACACTACGGTTCGAGCTGAAGGAGAAACATCTGTCAGCATCCAGCCGACCTGCAGCGCCTTGCAGTTAAAGAATTGTTCAACCCTGAGTCAAGAGGACCCTATGAAGATGATGGACTCCATCCTTAATGAGAGCGGAACCATTTCTCAAAACATTAATCTTTTGGGCAAGTAAGTCAGAAATGGAGTTTGTCCATTAGAGATGGCTTTATACATCTTCTCCAGAAACGGAGCCAGTTCTTGTTGAGACAGCTAGTAAAACCTGTTTAACGGTATGCTTCTCAACCTGGTAGTAGCTGGCCCAACATTATGAGAGCCAAGCTGGATATGCTGGatataaatagatttatttaaaaaaaaaagaaagaaatgtttaacaaaaaaatgtacacataaATATGAAGGACATCAGCAGAAATccgtttggtttggtttggctTAAACAAGCATTCACACGTGCAACTTTACTAAAAGATTGATAAAGCCTAAAGTGAGTTAAAACAGaccattatgtaaaacataaacgGGATAGCATG harbors:
- the hsf2 gene encoding heat shock factor protein 2 isoform X1; the encoded protein is MKHNANVPAFLTKLWTLVEDSDTNEFICWSQEGNSFLVLDEQRFAKEILPKFFKHNNMASFVRQLNMYGFRKVMHIDTGIVKQERDGPVEFQHPYFRNGRDDLLENIKRKVSNTRPEDSKLRQEDLSKILTSVQTVHDRQENMDARLATLKRENEALWREMSDLRKKHVQQQHAIKELVQFILTLVQSNRVLNLKRKRPLLLSSTGKKSKFISQIYEEPVDHSNSAVSGLTNSSDINDDVIICDITNEDEEFTVDSTRVVDEGFELMDYLDSIDCSLEDFQAMLYGKQFSSEESGSNSKGEDSTKTMNENSSAGKCVNIFLIRCSLSFIYSRPPRSRSSEFVAPDVRRFSLRA
- the hsf2 gene encoding heat shock factor protein 2 isoform X2 — translated: MKHNANVPAFLTKLWTLVEDSDTNEFICWSQEGNSFLVLDEQRFAKEILPKFFKHNNMASFVRQLNMYGFRKVMHIDTGIVKQERDGPVEFQHPYFRNGRDDLLENIKRKVSNTRPEDSKLRQEDLSKILTSVQTVHDRQENMDARLATLKRENEALWREMSDLRKKHVQQQHAIKELVQFILTLVQSNRVLNLKRKRPLLLSSTGKKSKFISQIYEEPVDHSNSAVSGLTNSSDINDDVIICDITNEDEEFTVDSTRVVDEGDVELIEVDCDNSKTTEKPSTNGQSSTDTTVRAEGETSVSIQPTCSALQLKNCSTLSQEDPMKMMDSILNESGTISQNINLLGKFELMDYLDSIDCSLEDFQAMLYGKQFSSEESGSNSKGEDSTKTMNENSSADKQLIQYTSCPLQAFLDGCSPLPSVAEPQPEDLNQASVKQNTDDTVDLLQSSLQAEEPSRSSMIRLEPLTEAEASETTLFYLCELDSDLPPADPPQLNI
- the hsf2 gene encoding heat shock factor protein 2 isoform X3, whose amino-acid sequence is MKHNANVPAFLTKLWTLVEDSDTNEFICWSQEGNSFLVLDEQRFAKEILPKFFKHNNMASFVRQLNMYGFRKVMHIDTGIVKQERDGPVEFQHPYFRNGRDDLLENIKRKVSNTRPEDSKLRQEDLSKILTSVQTVHDRQENMDARLATLKRENEALWREMSDLRKKHVQQQHAIKELVQFILTLVQSNRVLNLKRKRPLLLSSTGKKSKFISQIYEEPVDHSNSAVSGLTNSSDINDDVIICDITNEDEEFTVDSTRVVDEGDVELIEVDCDNSKTTEKPSTNGQSSTDTTVRAEGETSVSIQPTCSALQLKNCSTLSQEDPMKMMDSILNESGTISQNINLLGKFELMDYLDSIDCSLEDFQAMLYGKQFSSEVCEDSTKTMNENSKPRTKGIIVSVSDKQLIQYTSCPLQAFLDGCSPLPSVAEPQPEDLNQASVKQNTDDTVDLLQSSLQAEEPSRSSMIRLEPLTEAEASETTLFYLCELDSDLPPADPPQLNI